The window ATAAAAGAGACGGCCAGGACACGCCAGGGCCTGCATGGTGCAGAGTACAGTTTGTTATTGTGGAAAATAGATGCAACCTTTCCGGCATGGCTTGTAACCCTTCGGGGAAACATGAAAGCATCTGTTATTATAAGATCATAGCGGCGTTTCCTTAATTTAAAAAATGTTCGGGCAAAGTGTACGATGCCGTGACGGCGGGGAATTATTTTTGAAAAAATATTTTTTTCTTCAAAGAACGCCACCCGGTTCCAGTCACAGAGGATGTCAATTCGCAATGGTTTATTGGTAAGGGTTCTGGCTGCCTGAACCATCGCCTCAGCCCAGTCTTCGATGGTGATATCGATAAGAACAGAGGCGATACGGTTTCTATCAAACCAGGCAGATCCAAGAATCTGACGTTTCTCTCCAAATGATACCGGGTTTTTCCATTTTCCGTATTGCTTTACAAAGGAGTGTGTGGCGGCAGCTTTCAGGGTGAGAAAAATTTCATGGTCGCCTGATATCAGACTTAGGACCATATCCCTGATTATCCTGAAAAGTGCAAAAAAAAGAGACAGGCCGCTGTTTGTCCCTTTTCTCAATTTCGAGATCATGTATAATCCATTTCTCTGGAAATAGTAGAGTCTTACCGGAGAGAATGGCTTGGCCCAGGGAAAATCGTGCTCTGCCCTGGCAGCGGTCACACAGGCGGCTTTTTGATTATTTTGTGTCAGCCTGAGGCACCAGTCCACATCATCGCTGAAAATGAAGTAGTTCCAGTCCATGACCCCAATTTGCCGGATGGCATCTGCTCTGACCATAAGGCAGCAGGCACTGGCATATTCGATATCTAATATGTCCGGAAGCTTCGGAGCTACTGCAAATCTGTTCCAGGCCTCTACGGTCAGTCTCCTTGCAAAATGGACGCCCCCGCCGGTTTCCTGAAGCGTCGAAGGCCTTGAGGATATGTAGATTGAAGGCGCCGCAAGAACATATTCCCTATGCTGATCCAGAAAATCCGCCAGCATTTCTATGCACTTGCCTTGGGGCATGGCATCATCGTCAAGAAGAAGAATATATTCACTGTTGTAAGAAAGAGATGAAAGCACGGCGCAGTTAAAGCCTCCGGTCCCGCCTAAGTTATGCCGGCTTTCAAGGATTGCCGTATTTGAAAATTTCCCTTTTATGGCTTCCAGCGTTCCGTCTGAAGACGCATTTTCAGTAATGGAAACAGGAATCCCTAACGCCTCAAGCTTTGTTAAGAGCCTTAATACAGACTCTTTATGATTAAAGGAGACAATTGCTGCAGCAACCCTGGAATTTTGTAATCTGCTCATATGCCATCCTTTGTTTGGGAGAATAATGATGGAGCTGCTTCATATCATAAACAGGGCTGCGGTGCAAACGGTAAAGCTTAATAGCAGATCTGGCCGCTTTCTGGTAATCTGAAGCGACGGCTCTGTCAAACCAGCCACTGTTTTAATCTGTTACATTGATGGACCCTCCGATAAGCGGGGCGGCTCCCGAGGGAAGACTCGCTGAGCTTGAGGCCCTGGCGACAATAATATAGCTGCCGGCTTCGTCAAATTTATAAGAACAGGTTGGGGATAGGGAAAAGTCCTTAATAACGGTGTAGTTGTTATAAGGATCATATTCATCTGTACCGTAACCGGGGATAAGATCAAATCGGTAGTAGGTGTTATCAGAACAGTTATTAAGTGCCTGAACGGTCATGATGACCAGATCACCGGTTTTAACATCCCTGCCCGAACTGAAATCCAGACCGGTTATCTGCAGACAGGTTTCTTCTAAATCACTGTCTGATACTACGCTAACAGAACCTCCCATAATCTGCTGATAACCACTTGAGAATCCCTGGTTGGAGGAGGCCATAACAACAACGATATAATTGCCGGGTTTTGTAAAGGTATAGGATACGGAATTGGAGGAAGAAAAGTTCTGAATGGTGGTGTAATTGTTATCCGGGTCATATTCTGCCGTACCGTAATTCGGGACAATGGCAAACCGGTAATACATCTGGGCATCATCCTGATTAACCGCATTCATTGAGAAGGTCTGAACCGATCCCTGTTCAATGATTGAAGACGTGTTAATCCGGATATTGTCCACTTCATTTTCTTCATAAGGGTAATATCGAACAGCCAGGTCCTGAGTAAAATCGGGAATGTAAACGGAAACGTGATTGTCTGAGGGGGTTCCTGTACGAACGGCAATCGGAGTCGTCTGGTCAGGGCCGGTCTGCCAGAATTCGAATTTCATAGAACTATCCGAATTTATGTTATCAATGGTTAACAGGGAACCGGATATGGTTTGCGCCATTGTTTCATTCCGGTTTTTGTTTAAATAGACAAGCCCCTTCTCTCCATCTGAGCAGCCTACGGCCTGGACCGAAGCATGACTCACTGTAATATCGGAGCCGGAAAATCGGGAATTAAAATTTTTAAAATCAAATATTGGAGAGGTACTTCCGTTTTCCACAAATGAGGAAAGCGTTTTCTGGATTCCATGCATATTATCAGAGAGATGAAGACCATAATCATAAGCCCTGACGCCCCCCTGCATCCTGATGCCCGGCCCGGCGGCGCCCCCTGCAAGCTCTGTAAACCACAACCGTGTTGTGATCA is drawn from uncultured Desulfobacter sp. and contains these coding sequences:
- a CDS encoding glycosyltransferase family 2 protein, producing MSRLQNSRVAAAIVSFNHKESVLRLLTKLEALGIPVSITENASSDGTLEAIKGKFSNTAILESRHNLGGTGGFNCAVLSSLSYNSEYILLLDDDAMPQGKCIEMLADFLDQHREYVLAAPSIYISSRPSTLQETGGGVHFARRLTVEAWNRFAVAPKLPDILDIEYASACCLMVRADAIRQIGVMDWNYFIFSDDVDWCLRLTQNNQKAACVTAARAEHDFPWAKPFSPVRLYYFQRNGLYMISKLRKGTNSGLSLFFALFRIIRDMVLSLISGDHEIFLTLKAAATHSFVKQYGKWKNPVSFGEKRQILGSAWFDRNRIASVLIDITIEDWAEAMVQAARTLTNKPLRIDILCDWNRVAFFEEKNIFSKIIPRRHGIVHFARTFFKLRKRRYDLIITDAFMFPRRVTSHAGKVASIFHNNKLYSAPCRPWRVLAVSFIGPVLAIFVTSLTLFWFLKRPAPGTPPPEAAPILEQLGYDPGKGQPWARLKP